Part of the Oncorhynchus keta strain PuntledgeMale-10-30-2019 chromosome 31, Oket_V2, whole genome shotgun sequence genome, tacacatatacacacttcctctctctctctttccctgcagaTGTCCAGTATTAAGTCATTGCTGATTcactgtaacagactgttattGTCTCAATGCTGTCAAGCAGCTGATTTTGCAGTTAGTCCTGTTACCGTATCAGTGTAATGTATTCTGATACTGCTGGGGTTAGAACGTTGTTTCTGTCTGCAGCCAGATTGTCTGTCAGGCCGTAAGGTCATGAACTTGTGAGGTCATGCGGTGAAGTCGTACTAATGTTGGCACATTGTGTTGCTCAGTCTTTTTCTTCTCTTTGATTGACAGTAATACCACATTGTCGGGGAGGGTGTGGTCAGTTAAGCCaatttttacattcagcatcactccatCAAGGGAAAaatagtattctttctaacaaggatatatatatatatatatatatatatatatatatatattttttttttttttttttttttcaggatgttgtgtatccctggaaataatcagaattaatTTAAACATGCAATTCCCTATCATATTTATGTGATTATGACCAAGCACAAAGCGCCTATAATGCAGTTAATTATGTTTGATGGAATAAAAGACCGTCACTTGGCCATCTGTAGCATTCCCCACTGTGTGATGTGGGTATTAGGAAGAGAAGATGAGACATTTCCTATTCCATGcactacccaccacacacacacatgcacacgcacgcacacgtgcacacacacacacacacacacacacacacgtaaatatTTATATTGCTGGATTTATATACAGATCACAGGTGATCtggatgcacagacacacacacacacacacacacacacacacacacacacacacacacacacacacacacacacacacacacacacacacacacacacactctcatgctGTCACGGAgatgcacacacatgcaagcaagcacacgcgcacacgcaggCAAGCATGCTtacacaaagacagacacacacacacacagttagccgCGTCCCCTCCGTCACCGCGACGGGTTGAAAAACCTACACAGTGATTGTTTTAGGGCCAGGCGAGGCTGTGTGATTGTAAGTGCCACAGACCAACCATCAAGGTAGTTCATCTATTTGTCATTAACAGCCAATAAAAGTGTTTGTTAAACCACTTCTGCAATTTGCTTGTGTGGCAAGAAGACGATAATCTGGGTTACAGATGTCACCCAATGAGGGTTATATTTAACACTGCATCCATTCCaaccaacacagacacaggaagggCCATGGTGGCAGCACTGCGTATTGTCTGTGTGGGATAATTGCTCTCTTTCATCCGATATGACTGCGCCACTGGGCATCACTCACAAAAGGCTCTGCACGCCATCACACCAttcaggggaggaaggggagaggaggagaggggaaattATGTTTAGGGTTACTTAATGATTTTTTGCTTCTTTGCACATATAATCAATCTATAAGCCTAATGAAGGCGATGTGAAAATAgactctgtctttcctctctgtcgGAAGGTGGAGGATCTGATGTGACTTGCTAAACATGGAAAAAGGCCAGTGTGCTGTGGGTGGGGAGGAccagggagatagggagggaaagggggggcGATGgtagagtgagacagacagagagagagagagagagagagagagagagagagagagagagagagagagagagagagagagagagagagagagagagagagagagagggagaggtggagacacagagatggagagaggggtagaaggagagagagagagaggtggagagacagaggcagaagcagagggagagagagtggtctaGTCTCCTCTCAGTTCATCCCTTCAGAGCACAGTTATGTGTATCCTCATATAAACATTAGAACCAATACTGGGAAACAGACACAGGGAAACAGAAAACATTGAATACAGACAGATACGCACCAGACTGCCCTCCCAGCTCCTCCCCCGCTCTATCCATTTCCTCCCACGTTTAGTCTCCTAATTAAAATGAAGTGCAGCTAAACACGAAGTGGTGTCTGGGAGGGGAGGAGCTCTAAAACAACAGACCAGACCGAGACAGAGCctgttagggagagaggagaactcATTCACCACCAGGCCTGTTTAATCATCTTACTAAGAGACAGAAGTGTGACAGACTGACTTAGTGAGACTTGTTCTTTTTCATTCTATTACTGCCGTCTTTTCAGTTGTACTTTGGTTGAAATGGTTAAGCTCCAACAATAGGAAGAGGTGAATATGCGTTATCTTGTTTTGTGAGAGACTACTCAGTTGTACTTTGGTTGAAATGGTTAAGCTCCAACAATAGGAAGAGGTGAATATGCGTTATCTTGTTTTGTGAGAGACTACTCAGTTGTACTTTGGTTGAAATGGTTAAGCTCCAACAATAGGAAGAGGTGAATATGCGTTATCTTGTTTTGTGAGAGACTACTCAGTTGTACTTTGGTTGAAATGGTTAAGCTCCAACAATAGGAAGAGGTGAATATGCGTTATCTTGTTTTGTGAGAGACTACTCAGTTGTACTTTGGTTGAAATGGTTAAGCTCCAACAATAGGAAGAGGTGAATATGCGTTACCTTGTTTTGTGAGAGACTACTCAGTTGTACTTTGGTTGAAATGGTTAAGCTCCAACATAGGAAGAGGTGAATATATATCTTGTTTTGTGAGAGACTTTTGACTTTGCAATTAGAGGTTGAAGAGAGACAGATAATTGAATGACTCATTCCAAGATGTCCTTGGCTCCTCTACAGTTCTCTATTGTTTCAGTACTACATACCCTATATCGTCATTCATAGATCAGTGAAgagaaatatatttttgttagaAAGCTTTGTTCAGGAAACAAATGTTCAATGGGTGCATACTGTTCTTGTTCTgaacacggtgtgtgtgtgtgtgtgtgtgtgtgtgtgtgtgtgtgtgtgtgtgtgtgtgtgtgtgtgtgtgtgtgtgtgtgtgtgtgtgtgtgtgtgtgtgtgtgtgtgtgtgtgtgtgtgtgtgtgtgtgtgtgtgtgtgtgtgtgtgtgtgtgtgtgtgtgtgtgtgtgtgtgtgtgtgtgtgtgtgtgtgtgtgtgtgtgtgtgtgtgtgtgtgtgtgtgtgtgtgtgtgtgtgtgtgtgtgtgtgtgtgtgtgtgtgtgtgtgcatgcatgtatgcAGTGGTGTATGTTTGTTAGCCCGTGCAAGTTGAGGCACGCACATTTGGGTTCATTTGTTTCTCTGCTGATGAGAAAGGTTTGGCATTTAATACGGTAAACACATTCATCACCATAGACAGATAATTATCTCCATAATGTGGAAGCCTTCGGAGGCCTCCCTGGTTTGTTGTCATAGTCATCAGTGGATGTGCTGTAGACAGAGATGTGTTTTGCCTTTTGTTGCTTCTGTTTGTTTGTTCAAATAACCTTGCTCGCTCTGGGGGGCACTGCAGCACTTTAAtttagagagaaggatggagggatggatggatggaggagaagaagaaacgGGTGGCACATCAAAAAGGAAGCGGATAAAAGAAACCACTCAGGAGAAACGCTAGTCGGTCATGGTGCTTAGgttctctgtctgactctgtccgACTCTGTCTGGCTCTGGATGCTTTTCTCCTTGCACCCAgttttctctcctccttctttgCTCTTTCTGTCAGTCGCTTTCTGTCTTTGCCGCTTCCTGAGTTCCTCTTACTTTCTCTTTTTTCTCTATATtaccatctctccccctctctctctctctctctctctctctctctctctctctgtctctctgtctctctgtctctctctctctctctctctctctctctctctctctctctctctctctctctctctctctctctctctctctctctctctctctctctctctctctctctctctcgctctctctttgtcccaGTCCTTGGTGCACCTGTTTTCTTCTCTCCGCCCTCCTCCCCTTCTTTTCTGTCGGGTGTAGTTTTTTGATTTCTGCAATCTTGGAAACTGAAAGCTATGAGACAAAATGCTTTAAAAACCCTGAAAAAGGCATCTGTTGATATTCAATGACTACATGCTTGCCTCCCTTCTTTATGAGGGGGGTGATAAAACGTTACGCTATTACATTTCCCAGCTCATAGAATAATGTGATGGTACAACGGTACGTGATTGAATGCGATTAGCATTTTCCTGTGATTTATATATTGCTTTTCTCTATTTAATTTAGTTTGTTATGCCTGTCGTGGCTTCCCTAATCAATGTGTAATCCTGGAGttgagggaagagggaggacGAGGGAATGTGAACAGAGGAATACTTCCTTATCTATCCATCTCCATCCCAACTCTATCATTTTCTCATCAGTGTGTTGTGTGCTGTGTGACTATGACAGAGAAGTGGAGGCAGCTGAGAGAAGTGAAAGGAGGGAGTCTCTCCCCTAGCTCCGTCTCTGTGATTGTGGCAttgttctggtgtgtgtgtctatgtgtgttgaGGCTGGCCTGCCTCCTCTCAGCATCAGACAGCTAGCTAGCCTCTGGGACGTGTAGACTGTGGTTTCCTGGTTGGGTTAGTCAGCAAGCTAATGCAACACCTTTGTTCTCCTAATTGCCTGCTGTGTCTGCCTCGGGGCAGAAATGAAAATGCATGAATTATTTCAGTACGATGGAATACTACAATTATGAAGTCGGTTTAACACGTTTTGCACTATATCATAGTTCCACCGTAAATCATCATAATTTATGCACATGAAACTGAGATTACTTCATCCATCACCATTTCTCTACAAAGGCCAAAAATACAGTGAAGGAAATTGGTGACATTTTCCTTGCATGGTGTCCAAATCTTGAAGGGCACGGATGTATGTGAATCTCTGAATCTCTGTCCTCTTTGGTCCTGCCTTGGTTTGTTCCCAATTCCTGTGGAATAGATTGTGTGTTAATAGCCTGCTGTACGTCTGTCTGCTGCCTTCTCAAACACACAATCAGTAAAGAGGGGGGTAGTAAGAGGAGCACTGGGAGGCAGCACAGGAAGTGCTCCCAGTGCatgctgtgtgagtgtgtgtgagtgtgtttgtgagtgtgtttgtgcgtgtgtgtgtgtgtgtgtgtgtgtgtgtgtgtgtgtgtgtgtgtgtgtgtgtgtgtgtgtgtgtgtgtgtgtgtgtgtgtgtgtgtgtgtgtgtgtgtgtgtgtgtgtgtgtgtgtgtgtgtgtgtgtgtgtgtgtgtgtctgtgtgtgtgtgtgtgtgtgtgtgtgtgtgtgtgtgtgtgtgtgtgtgtctgtgcgtgtgtgagtgatggatggatggatgagttgGAGACTTTGATAAAGAGACCAGCAGTTCTTTCTTGCTCCTGTACTGTTAAAGTCACATCCATTTCATTAGTGTCAGGTTCGTCTGGTAAAACGCTGCTAAATCCTGCTCCCTGGACACCTTGGACTGAAGGTTACTCTAGGTCGGAGGAGTGTTTAAACAGGGCAGGAATGGAGCATGTGTGCTGATTCAAGAGAGTGCAACTCACTAAATGTACTGCTCCAATGTTTCCCTGCCCAGGATCAAAATTATATGCTCAGAAGACCCAAGTGTGTGCATGGGGTGTGGGGACTGGTGGGTACATGCCTGGGGTGTGGGGACTGGTGGGTACATGCCTGGGGTGTGGGGACTGGTGGGTACATGCCTGGGGTGTGGGGACTGGTGGGTACATGCCTGGGGTGTGGGGACTGGTGGGTACATGCCTGGGGTGTGGGGACTGGTGGGTACATGCCTGGGGTGTGGGGACTGGTGGGTACATGCCTGGGGTGTGGGGACTGGTGGGTACATGCCTGGGGTGTGGGGACTGGTGGGTACATGCCTGGGGTGTGGGGACTGGTGGGTACATGCCTGGGGTGTGGGGACTGGTGGGTACATGCCTGGGGTGTGGGGACTGGTGGGTACATGCCTGGGGGTGTGGGGACTGGTGGGTACATGCATGGTGTGTGGGGACTGGTGGGTACATGCCTGGGGTGTGGGGACTGGTGGGTACATGCATGGGGTGTGGGGACTGGTGGGTACATGCATGGGGTGTGGGGACTGGTGGGTACATGCCTGGGGTGTGGGGACTGGTGGGTACATGCATGGGGTGTGGGGACTGGTGGGTACATGCCTGGGGTGTGGGGACTGGTGGGTACATGCATGGGGTGTGGGGACTGGTGGGTACATGCATGGGGTGTGGGGACTGGTGGATACATTAATGGGGTGTGGGGACTGGTGGGTACATGCATGGGGTGTGGGGACTGGTGGGTACATGCATGGGGTGTGGGGACTGGTGGGTACATGCATGGGGTGTGGGGACTGGTGGGTACATGCCTGGGGGTGTGGGGACTGGTGGGTACATGCATGGGGTGTGGGGACTGGTGGGTACATGCCTGGGGTGTGGGGACTGGTGGGTACATGCATGGGGTGTGGGGACTGGTGGGTACATGCATGGGGTGTGGGGACTGGTGGGTACATGCATGGGGTGTGGGGACTGGTGGGTACATGCCTGGGGTGTGGGGACTGGTGGGTACATGCATGGGGTGTGGGGACTGGTGGGTACATGCCTGGGGGTGTGGGGACTGGTGGGTACATGCATGGGGTGTGGGGACTGGTGGGTACATGCCTGGGGTGTGGGGACTGGTGGGTACATGCATGGGGTGTGGGGACTGGTGGGTACATGCATGGGGTGTGGGGACTGGTGGGTACATGCATGGGGTGTGGGGACTGGTGGGTACATGCATGGGGTGTGGGGACTGGTGGGTACATGCCTGGGGTGTGGGGACTGGTGGGTACATGCATGGGGTGTGGGGACTGATGGGTACATTAATGGGGTGTGGGGACTGGTGGGTACATGCCTGGGGTGTGGGGACTGGTGGGTACATGCCTGGGGTGTGGGGACTGGTGGGTACATGCCTGGGGTGTGGGGACTGGTGGGTACATGCCTGGGGTGTGGGGACTGGTGGGTACATGCCTGGGGTGTGGGGACTGGTGGGTACATGCCTGGGGTGTGGGGACTGGTGGGTACATGCATGGTGTGTGGGGACTGGTGGGTACATGCCTGGGGTGTGGGGACTGGTGGGTACATGCATGGGGTGTGGGGACTGGTGGGTACATTAATGGGGTGTGGGGACTGGTGGGTACATGCATGGGGTGTGGGGACTGGTGGGTACATGCCTGGGGTGTGGGGACTGGTGGGTACATGCATGGGGTGTGGGGACTGGTGGGTACATGCATGGGGTGTGGGGACTGGTGGGTACATTAATGGGGTGTGGGGACTGGTGGGTACATGCCTGGGGTGTGGGGACTGGTGGGTACATGCATGGTGTGTGGGGACTAGTGGGTACATGCATGGGGTGTGGGGACTGGTGGGTACATGCATGGGGTGTGGGGACTGGTGGGTACATGCATGGGGTGTGGGGACTGGTGGGTACATGCCTGGGGTGTGGGGACTGGTGGGTACATGCATGGGGTGTGGGGACTGGTGGGTACATTAATGGGGTGTGGGGACTGGTGGGTACATGCATGGGGTGTGGGGACTGGTGGGTACATGCATGGGGTGTGGGGACTGGTGGGTACATGCATGGGGTGTGGGGACTGGTGGGTACATGCATGGGGTGTGAGGACTGGTGGGTACATGCATGGGGTGTGGGGACTGGTGGGTACATGCATGGGGTGTGGGGACTGGTGGGTACATGAATGTGGTGTGGGGACTGGTGGGTACATGCATGGGGTGTGGGGACTGGTGGGTACATGCATGGGGTGTGGGGACTGGTGGGTACATGCATGGGGTGTGAGGACTGGTGGGTACATGCATGGGGTGTGGGGACTGGTGGGTACATGCATGGGGTGTGGGGACTGGTGGGTACATGAATGTGGTGTGGGGACTGGTGGGTACATGCATGGGGTGTGG contains:
- the LOC127914235 gene encoding uncharacterized protein LOC127914235; translation: MHVPTSPHTPGMYPPVPTPHACTHQSPHPMHVPTSPHTPCMYPLVPTHHACTHQSPHPRHVPTSPHTPLMYPPVPTPHACTHQSPHPMHVPTSPHTPGMYPPVPTPHACTHQSPHPINVPTSPHTPCMYPPVPTPQACTHQSPHTMHVPTSPHTPGMYPPVPTPQACTHQSPHPRHVPTSPHTPGMYPPVPTPQACTHQSPHPRHVPTSPHTPLMYPSVPTPHACTHQSPHPRHVPTSPHTPCMYPPVPTPHACTHQSPHPMHVPTSPHTPCMYPPVPTPQACTHQSPHPMHVPTSPHTPRHVPTSPHTPCMYPPVPTPQACTHQSPHPMHVPTSPHTPCMYPPVPTPHACTHQSPHPRHVPTSPHTPCMYPPVPTPPGMYPPVPTPHACTHQSPHPMHVPTSPHTPCMYPPVPTPH